A region from the Biomphalaria glabrata chromosome 14, xgBioGlab47.1, whole genome shotgun sequence genome encodes:
- the LOC106077006 gene encoding craniofacial development protein 2-like, with amino-acid sequence MRWKNIGETTTEDGHKLDYSGLPDVQEQGVGFLVHRNYNNCVVNCYPISSRLIFIRLKASPFNITIIQAYAPTSTYDDEAVEEFYDQLQEVANKVPKKDILVVQGDWNAKVGSDSYQTWKGTCGKYSNISTNERSQRLLEFAKYNNLLLANTLGCHKKSRITTWHSPNGEHHNQIDYIMVQQRFKTSIHTAKTRSFPGADIGSDHDLVMMTLKVHLKKVTKQGPTRIKFDLDKLKDPQVAAIFEAQVGGRFEALNILDSNDQDIDTQVNMLNTAVTDTALEI; translated from the coding sequence ATGCGCTGGAAAAACATAGGTGAAACAACAACAGAAGATGGCCATAAACTGGACTACAGTGGACTACCAGATGTTCAGGAACAAGGAGTAGGATTTCTTGTACACAGGAACTACAACAACTGCGTTGTGAATTGTTACCCTATATCCAGTCGACTCATCTTCATACGTTTAAAGGCATCACCCTTCAATATCACCATCATTCAAGCCTACGCTCCTACATCAACATATGACGATGAGGCAGTAGAAGAGTTTTATGATCAATTACAGGAAGTGGCCAATAAGGTCCCGAAAAAGGACATCCTTGTTGTACAAGGAGACTGGAATGCCAAAGTAGGAAGTGACTCCTATCAAACCTGGAAAGGCACTTGTGGAAAATACAGTAACATCTCAACCAATGAAAGAAGTCAAAGACTATTAGAATTTGCGAaatacaacaatctcttactggctaacacactaggatgccaCAAAAAATCGCGTATAACCACGTGGCACAGTCCGAACGGAGAGCACCACAACCAGATCGACTATATCATGGTGCAACAGCGTTTTAAGACAAGCATCCATACGGCTAAAACAAGAAGTTTTCCTGGAGCTGACATTGGAAGCGACCATGACCTTGTTATGATGACCCTTAAAGTACACctaaaaaaggtaacaaaacaaGGACCTACCAGGATAAAATTTGACTTGGACAAGTTGAAAGACCCCCAAGTAGCTGCCATATTCGAGGCACAAGTAGGAGGACGCTTTGAAGCCCTCAATATATTGGACTCCAATGACCAGGATATCGATACGCAAGTCAATATGCTAAACACAGCAGTCACAGATACAGCCCTGGAAATATAA